One Hordeum vulgare subsp. vulgare chromosome 4H, MorexV3_pseudomolecules_assembly, whole genome shotgun sequence DNA window includes the following coding sequences:
- the LOC123447995 gene encoding uncharacterized protein LOC123447995, translated as MESSNLPTGNMMQGTPYGSLNVHGNSMQMHASSSGKQLFNQSQMLGSFAMPINRATEPHNHGFQFGEHEKRDHHHHHQHSHHSKNSISDEEEHDMTEDVTDTQNGKGKKGSAWHRMKWTGSMVKLLITAASYTGEDPGADLGGRRNITIVQKKGKWKAISKVMGERGCSVSPQQCEDKFNDLNKRYKRLTDILGRGTACCVVENPALLDSMHNLSDKMKEDARKILNSKHLFYEQMCSYHNNNRVNLPEDPALQHSLQVALRCKEEHDLRRDTSGDLEEDEQSADSDYEEHDEERQTVHTNLRDSSMNKRMCHAVDHGDVGFVTSSSNGVSGRFDPHGITLDMNNAFPGGANLSFVQKDLTSQLVELQKHRLQIQEQKLEVTKQRLKWERFRMKKDREIERLALENEQKMFQHKHLEIQLRDKELELELKGNANHA; from the coding sequence ATGGAAAGCAGCAACCTACCTACTGGAAACATGATGCAAGGAACTCCTTATGGTAGTTTGAATGTACATGGTAACTCCATGCAAATGCATGCTTCAAGCTCAGGAAAACAGCTATTCAACCAGTCTCAGATGCTAGGGAGTTTTGCAATGCCTATCAACCGGGCTACAGAGCCTCATAACCATGGATTTCAATTTGGAGAACATGAAAAAagggatcaccaccaccaccaccagcacagtCATCACTCAAAGAACTCAATCAGTGATGAGGAGGAGCATGATATGACTGAGGATGTTACTGATACCCAgaatggcaaaggaaagaagggttcaGCATGGCATCGGATGAAGTGGACAGGTTCGATGGTTAAACTTTTGATTACCGCAGCATCTTACACAGGGGAGGATCCTGGGGCGGATCTAGGCGGAAGGAGGAACATTACAATAGTGCAGAAGAAGGGTAAATGGAAAGCAATATCAAAGGTCATGGGCGAAAGAGGCTGCAGTGTGTCACCACAACAGTGCGAGGATAAGTTCAATGACCTCAACAAGAGATATAAAAGGCTTACAGATATCCTTGGTCGTGGCACTGCTTGCTGTGTTGTGGAAAATCCAGCACTTCTTGATAGCATGCATAATCTTTCTGATAAGATGAAAGAAGATGCAAGGAAGATATTGAACTCTAAGCACTTATTCTATGAGCAGATGTGTTCCTATCATAACAACAACCGTGTGAATTTACCTGAAGATCCCGCACTTCAGCACTCACTACAGGTTGCTCTTAGATGTAAAGAGGAGCATGATCTGAGGAGGGATACAAGTGGAGATCTTGAAGAGGATGAGCAGAGTGCAGATTCTGATTACGAGGAGCATGATGAAGAGCGTCAAACAGTTCATACCAACTTGAGGGATTCTTCCATGAATAAAAGAATGTGTCATGCGGTGGATCATGGTGATGTGGGTTTTGTCACCTCAAGCTCAAACGGTGTTAGTGGGAGGTTCGATCCGCATGGCATCACATTGGATATGAACAATGCTTTTCCAGGTGGCGCCAACTTGTCTTTTGTGCAGAAGGACTTGACTTCACAACTAGTAGAGCTTCAGAAACATCGCTTGCAGATCCAAGAACAAAaactggaagtgacaaaacaacgtCTCAAGTGGGAGAGATTTAGGATGAAGAAGGACAGGGAAATTGAAAGG